The following is a genomic window from Caproiciproducens sp. CPB-2.
ATCCGGTTGCCCGCTTGTGCGGTATCAGTCATTTGCGTTTCCTGTGCCTTTTTATTCGCTTCATTTTGCAGCTGCTGAATTTGCTGCTGAATCTGGGAAATCTGCTGTTGAAGCAGAGCCTTCTGCTCCTGAATCTGATCGGAATCCTGCCCGGAGGAATCGGTATCCAATTCGGTAAGCTCCTGCTGCAGTTGTTTTTCCTGCGCTCTTAATTTGCTGATTTCGCTTTGATTGCCGGTACCCGATGTCGCGGTGTAGCTGCTGATGCCTGAAACCGCCGAAATGCTCATAATGAATCACTGTCCTTTATATTGATAAATTTTCCTCTTATGAATGATATCGGTACCTTCACATGGAAATGAATGCTTTTTATGAAATTTAAGTTTGGTTTATGTTTCGATGGTATCAGGCAGAGGGGAGGGCTTTACAAAGTTACAGATAATACAAAAACCCCGCTAAAACCAAGTGTTATCACCCACAGGTACAACTACTGAACCGAGGGGTAACCGGTACGAGGCAACAAGAAAGTAGACATTTATTCACGATTATGTGAGCAGATGTCTGCTTTTTTGTTGTAAATTTTATTCACGAGGCTCTGCACAGGTTGAATTTGAGAGCATACGGTCGCTAAGTTGACAAACCAGCTCAAGAAATACCGTGACGATCTCAAGTGTGTTGCTGGGATCAAGGTGCGCAGTGAACATATGAAAGAGAACATAAAGCTAATTGCCGAAGAAAAACAACTCGCTGCTGATCAGATTGGCAAGAAGAAAAGCAAAGCACGAGGCTGCGAACGGTGAAAAGTAAAGAAGCTTTGCCTATTTCCCAATATTGCAAGTCAAACCCTGTACGATCATCATCTTCAAGCTGGCCTTGATTTAAACAGAAAATTTTTAGCCAACCATCGTTATTATATTGCTGTTTGAGAGATATGCATATTCTATGGCTTCAGGAGCAGTATCGTTTGCTTCAGCTACCCGGTTTTCGTTATTTGTAGTCTGAACTACAATTTTACCAGCCGCAAAAGTTGCATGGTTTTGCTTTTGATTACTATGTTTTCCTTTTCTATAAAGTGTAAATTAATCATTTTAAGGGATAATAATAACAAAAAGACTCCAAGGTGGTGGGTAGATGAGTGTTATTTCGGTCATAAAAAATATTGTTATATACAAAGAACCAAAAAATAATGAACGGTTTGAATTGCTTGAGGATGAGCAAGAGGATATGGTAAACGGCGAAGCGCCTGAAACATCAGAAACGGCCGCACAAAACTTCAATGAAAATGAGGAGAACATCCTTCATCAGCCGTCGAAAAATATAATGCAGACGCTCAAAAGAGTAATGAAGCATAAGAAGCAGGAAGAAGCTCCAAAAGCAACAAACGACGCAAAAGCAGAGCAAAATCAAGACAGTTACAATAATGTGTCTAAAGATCTGAAGAAAAACTTACAAAAAATGAAGCAGGAATTTCATTTCCCTACCAATCAAGATATTGTCATCAGGGAATTTAAAGTAGTGCAGAAAAGTAATGCCTTTATTGTGTATATTGACGGTATGGTCGATAAGAACACCATAAACGATTATATTCTGCGTCAGTTGATGGCAGAGCAAAAAAACAACAAAAACACGAAAATAAGTGTTGATTATATCACAGATAATCTTCTTGCAATTAACCAGGTTATTAGGCAGACAGATTATGAGGAAATTATCAAGCAGATACTAAACGGCCTTACCGCACTTTTTGTTGAAGGTAATCAAGAA
Proteins encoded in this region:
- a CDS encoding FlxA-like family protein — its product is MSISAVSGISSYTATSGTGNQSEISKLRAQEKQLQQELTELDTDSSGQDSDQIQEQKALLQQQISQIQQQIQQLQNEANKKAQETQMTDTAQAGNRIGDSVTSLSDHLLDITV